One genomic segment of Marinibacterium anthonyi includes these proteins:
- the iclR_2 gene encoding Acetate operon repressor, giving the protein MFSAETPELTLTTIQSELACSSSSAFDIVDSLCKIGLLQRIDRGRYRLGPFVATLNRSLRDTSMLIEASRPELERLLADHGETLHVSVLDHMQITIAESREGTRPLKISRDFLGARMPLHEAPTGLLHLAFASMARRDAYWAQAKGSAMPLLPVDRREADLASYAEAGLCVGSFASERDIVGIAAIIRNHADVPHAALTMSVPKSRYDTQPRAFQATVVEAAQKISNRMGGVVTISRNSQAFTMDTEEG; this is encoded by the coding sequence AACGCCGGAACTGACCCTGACGACCATCCAGAGCGAACTCGCGTGTTCCAGCAGCAGCGCCTTCGACATCGTGGATTCGCTTTGCAAGATCGGGTTGTTGCAGCGGATCGACCGGGGGCGCTATCGCCTTGGGCCATTCGTGGCCACGCTGAACCGCTCGCTCCGAGACACATCGATGCTGATTGAGGCAAGCCGCCCCGAACTGGAAAGGCTTCTCGCCGACCACGGCGAGACTCTCCACGTCTCGGTTCTTGACCACATGCAGATCACGATAGCGGAATCGCGGGAAGGCACACGACCGCTCAAAATCTCGCGGGACTTTCTCGGCGCCCGGATGCCCCTACACGAGGCTCCGACTGGACTCTTGCATCTCGCATTCGCCAGCATGGCCAGGCGGGACGCCTATTGGGCACAGGCTAAGGGAAGCGCGATGCCGCTACTACCGGTGGACCGCCGCGAGGCCGATCTGGCCAGCTATGCCGAAGCGGGCTTGTGCGTCGGTTCATTTGCGAGCGAACGCGACATAGTCGGGATTGCCGCCATTATCCGTAACCACGCCGATGTCCCACATGCCGCACTGACCATGAGCGTTCCCAAAAGCCGATATGACACGCAGCCACGCGCGTTTCAGGCAACCGTAGTTGAAGCTGCGCAAAAAATCAGTAACCGCATGGGTGGCGTCGTGACCATTTCGCGCAATAGTCAGGCCTTCACGATGGATACCGAGGAAGGGTGA